One part of the Capra hircus breed San Clemente chromosome 4, ASM170441v1, whole genome shotgun sequence genome encodes these proteins:
- the TWISTNB gene encoding LOW QUALITY PROTEIN: DNA-directed RNA polymerase I subunit RPA43 (The sequence of the model RefSeq protein was modified relative to this genomic sequence to represent the inferred CDS: deleted 1 base in 1 codon), translating into MAEGCSVAPRPKAASEGPAGVLPCLELPTYAAACALVNSRYSCLVAGPHRRHIALSPRYLNKKRTGIREQLNAELLRYSESLLGVPIAYDNIKVVGELGDIYDDQGHIHLNIEADFVIFCPEPGQKLMGTVNKVSSSHIGCLVHRCFNASIPKPEQMPADQWQTLQINVGDELEFEVFRLDSDAAGVFCIRGKLSITSLQTKCSAVPEEAPETGVDEPVEKPPKKKKKKKKDLEPCEVQGGSTEPAELADATMKDETDLHVSNSVNGLWEEEPPKKKKKKKRKHQEDQDQEPVYQGSDSSGYQSDHTKKKKKRKREEAESTPLVERAPKRKGRSNFLLCVLNTIWFVKDLYTVDDESLN; encoded by the exons ATGGCTGAGGGTTGCTCAGTGGCTCCGCGGCCGAAGGCGGCCTCAGAAGGGCCGGCCGGCGTCTTGCCTTGCCTAGAATTACCTACGTACGCGGCTGCTTGTGCGCTTGTGAATAGCCGCTACTCCTGCCTGGTGGCGGGGCCGCACCGAAGACACATCGCCTTATCGCCGCGCTATCTTAACAAGAAACGCACCGGTATTCGAGAACAGCTCAATGCAGAGCTCCTGCGCTATTCCGAGAG cctttTAGGTGTACCCATTGCTTATGATAACATCAAAGTAGTGGGTGAATTAGGAGATATTTATGATGATCAAGGACACATTCATCTTAACATTGAAGcagattttgttattttctgcccTGAACCAGGGCAAAAACTTATG gGAACAGTTAATAAAGTGTCCTCGAGCCACATTGGCTGCTTGGTCCATAGGTGCTTCAATGCCTCCATCCCTAAACCTGAGCAGATGCCAGCTGACCAGTGGCAGACGCTGCAGATAAACGTGGGTGATGAACTAGAATTTGAAGTGTTTCGTTTAGACTCAGATGCTGCTGGAGTATTCTGCATTCGGGGAAAACTAAGTATCACTAG TTTACAAACCAAGTGCTCTGCAGTTCCTGAAGAAGCACCAGAAACTGGCGTGGATGAGCCTGTCGAAAAACctccaaagaagaagaagaaaaagaagaaagacctAGAGCCATGTGAAGTGCAAGGCGGTAGCACTGAGCCAGCAGAACTTGCAGATGCTACCATGAAGGACGAGACAGACCTGCACGTTAGTAACAGTGTGAATGGCCTCTGGGAGGAAGAGCCGccgaagaagaagaagaagaagaaaaggaagcacCAGGAAGATCAGGACCAAGAGCCTGTCTACCAAGGCAGTGACTCCAGTGGTTACCAGAGTGAccacacaaagaagaaaaagaaaagaaagcgtGAGGAGGCTGAGTCTACGCCACTTGTGGAACGTGCACct aaaagaaaagggagaagtAACTTTCTTTTGTGCGTTTTAAATACGATTTGGTTTGTTAAAGATTTATACACAGTAGATGACGAAAGTTTAAATTAA